A region from the Microcebus murinus isolate Inina chromosome 3, M.murinus_Inina_mat1.0, whole genome shotgun sequence genome encodes:
- the LOC105877695 gene encoding LOW QUALITY PROTEIN: uncharacterized protein LOC105877695 (The sequence of the model RefSeq protein was modified relative to this genomic sequence to represent the inferred CDS: inserted 2 bases in 1 codon; deleted 2 bases in 2 codons; substituted 1 base at 1 genomic stop codon): MVSNYHPTGTQPFSKKGPLPSQMRTHRSVGGENWSFQDTVQLLYGCIPRSQDFQEIEPVPCALVNNFARQHFHFGTPGYPEAARDLSSCPAPGLRRLCSRLRAELASVCFLFFPPREANATPTRICLRVSLASRGQPSRSREENGAANLVRRAGPAPERRXSSPGVWELERGKKGAXCSEPLGCISKQSYF, encoded by the exons ATGGTCAGTAACTATCACCCGACAGGGACACAGCCCTTTTCTAAAAAGGGACCATTACCGTCCCAGATGCGCACGCACAGATCGGTCGGAGGCGAGAATTGGTCTTTTCAGGACACAGTTCAGCTCTTGTATGGATGTATCCCCAGATCGCAGGATTTCCAAGAAATCGAGCCTGTCCCTTGTGCACTTGTGAATAATTTCGCAAGACAGCACTTCCACTTCGGGACTCCGGGTTATCCTGAAGCTGCCCGGGACCTTtccagctgcccagccccaggtcTCCGGAGATTGTGCTCCAGGCTCCGGGCTGAGCTAGCTAGTGTTTGCTTCCTGTTCTTTCCACCGAGGGAAGCGAATGCCACCCCCACCCGCATT TGCCTGCGAGTCTCCCTAGCTAGTAGG GGGCAGCCTTCCCGGTCCCGGGAGGAAAATGGCGCAGCTAATTTGGTGAGGAgagccggccccgcccccgaAAGGAG TAGTTCGCCAGGTGTCTGGGAACTTGAACGTGGGAAGAAAGGTGCTTAGTGTTCTGAACCCTTGGGCTGCATTTCAAAacagtcatatttttaa
- the LRATD1 gene encoding protein LRATD1 gives MGNQLDRITHLNYSELPTGDPSGIEKDELRVGVAYFFSDEEEDLDERGQPDKFGVKAPPGCTPCPESPSRHHHHLLHQLVLNETQFSAFRGQECIFSKVSGGPQGADLSVYAVSALPALCEPGDLLELLWLQPAPEPPAPAPHWAVYVGGGQIIHLHQGEIRQDSLYEAGAANVGRVVNSWYRYRPLLAELVVQNACGHLGLKSEEICWTNSESFAAWCRFGKREFKAGGEVPAGTRPPQQQYYLKVHLGENKVHTARFHSLEDLIREKRRIDASGRLRVLQELADLVDDKE, from the coding sequence ATGGGCAACCAACTGGACCGCATCACCCACCTCAACTACAGCGAGCTGCCCACAGGGGACCCATCGGGGATTGAGAAGGACGAGCTGCGGGTCGGGGTCGCCTACTTCTTCTCAGATGAGGAGGAGGACCTGGACGAGCGCGGGCAGCCAGACAAGTTTGGCGTGAAGGCCCCCCCAGGCTGCACCCCCTGCCCAGAGAGCCCcagccgccaccaccaccacctgctgCACCAGCTGGTCCTCAACGAGACTCAGTTCTCCGCCTTTCGAGGCCAGGAATGCATCTTTTCCAAAGTGAGTGGCGGCCCTCAGGGCGCGGACCTGAGCGTCTACGCGGTCTCCGCGCTGCCCGCGCTCTGCGAGCCCGGCGACCTGCTGGAGCTGCTGTGGCTGCAACCCGCGCCGgagccgcccgcgcccgccccgcacTGGGCCGTCTACGTGGGCGGCGGGCAGATCATCCACCTGCACCAAGGCGAGATCCGCCAGGACAGCCTGTACGAGGCGGGCGCGGCCAACGTGGGCCGGGTGGTGAATAGCTGGTACCGCTACCGCCCGCTGCTGGCCGAGCTGGTGGTGCAGAACGCCTGCGGCCACCTGGGCCTCAAGAGCGAGGAGATCTGCTGGACGAACTCGGAGAGCTTCGCCGCCTGGTGCCGCTTTGGCAAGCGGGAGTTCAAGGCAGGAGGGGAGGTGCCCGCGGGGACGCGGCCCCCGCAGCAGCAGTACTATCTCAAGGTGCACCTGGGGGAGAACAAAGTCCACACCGCCAGGTTTCACAGCCTGGAAGACCTCATCCGCGAGAAGCGCCGCATCGACGCCAGTGGCCGCCTGCGAGTGCTCCAGGAGCTCGCCGACCTCGTGGACGACAAGGAGTAG